Below is a genomic region from Phycobacter azelaicus.
GTTCACATCTCCGGCGAAGCCGCCGCAAGCCCCGCAGTGAAGGGCGCTTTCGTGCGGATTGTTGGTCACATCCGCACCATGTCCCGCCAGCATGACAATCGGCGCAAAGTCACGGGTCAGCGACATGGCGCCCAGAACCGTCTTGGCCATGGTGACACGCTGCGCAAGATCGATACCGGGATCAAGTTGGGGAGCTGGGTCTGCCTTTTGCTCATGCCCGATCCCAAGCGCATCCCGAACCAGCTTGCCCGCGTAGACCGGGCCGGTCGCCTCGACAAAGGCAAAAGAAGATACCGCTGCCAGCTTGAACCGCCCCCAGGCCCGTTTAGCCCGCGCAACACCGCGCCGCTTGAGGTTGGTCTGCTCGTTTTCATGGGCCTGTGATGTCACCCCTGGCTGCAGCAGAACGGGGCCGCGCGCCTCGACCACATCAGAGCCGGCGCACTGATGCGCCGCCGCAAGCCCGAAGAAACCGGCAAAGCCCATGGTCTCGATACCTGCGCCCTGCGCCTCAAGAGCGCGGCGGAAGACTTCAGAGCGCACATCGATACAAAAGGCCGCCTGTACATCGGGGCGCTGCTTCAGAGACCGGACATCCGCTGCGGCAAGGGCATCGGCCAGCCGCCGCTGTTCTGCCCGCTCGCCCGCCTCCTGCAGGACCGCGTCGATAACAATGTCACGCGTCGGGGTCACAGGGGCTTCGTGAGCCGCAACCACATCTGCCCAGCGGTCCGCGATCTGGTCCTTGTAGAGCGTGTAGAGCGCCTCCTCGAATACCATGCGGATGGCCAAAAGCTCGGTTACGGAGTTGTCGCTGTCGTTGTTCAGTTCCGCCTGCCACAAGAAATAGCGACCATATTGGCCCCAGCCCCCCAAGGTCATCAGCCAGCGGTGAAAAGCGGTGCCCGCGGCCGCTGGCGTCAGGCCAAGCGTTTCCGATGCCCGCCCGATGGCCCGCCAGTGTGAGCGGTTGGTGGCCGCAACAAAGGCGCCAAACCCGGTCAGCCCGTGGATTTCAGGCGTCAGGTCACGGGCGCCAAACTCCCGCCAGGCGCTAAAGATACCGCCAGTACGGCCCGGCTGCCACAGCGCCTGCCCTTCATCAAAGTGGCTGGCGGCCCAGACGCCGATCCGCTCTTCAATGAGCCCCGGCCAGTCGATGCCTGATACCTCGGCAGCCAGGTCAGCTATGGTCGGAAGCGCCTCCGGCAGCGCACCCTCGACATCAAGCGCGTTCAACACATCGTTCAGATCGGGGCGATCAAAGGTACGCTCAAGACCGGCAAGCGCATCGGTCAGATCTTCTTGGCAGATCTCTCCGCTTGTCAGTTTTTGCGCCCAATGGCTACGGTGAGGCATGATCCGCTTGCCCGAGACCCGGGCAAGGCGGGCCGCCGTGACGGCCAAGGGCTCATCGGTTTGACCGAGGAAGGGATTTACCGCAACGCTGGCAGACAGGGGAAACAACGGCGGGATCGCCTTAGCGGCTGAGTTTGCGGCGTGGACGAGCTCAAGAAGAGCGGCGGGGAAGACTTCGAACTTGGTCAGCATAAGCGGACTCCGATATCAGGAGGGTTTCCGATACGACCAGCCGCCAAGCAGCTTGTCGAAGATCGCATTGATGTAAAAGCCGTTGGCCAGATGTACACGGATGCCAAGGGCCGCAGGATGGTTCGCCCAAAGCGGGAAGGTCGCCTGGGCCAGCGCAACCACGCCGAAGCTCAGCAAAGCGAGTATCAGCAGCGCCCATTCCAGCGGTCCGGGTGCCGGAGTGGCAGGCAAGGTACCCGCGGTGACGTACTGCGCCAGAAGCTGCAGCAGGAAATAGCTGGTCGACGTGGCGAGCGCATAGACCATGGTGCGCCGCGTTAGAACACCCGGGGCGGCATCGGCAAGGCCCTGCGCCAGAATATAGGCGACACCGAAGATCAGGATCACACCCAAGGCGATGGCCTGCACGGACTTGCCGTCAAATCCGATGAGGAAACCCACCAGCGCATAGATCGAGATGCCGATCAAAAAGGACTGGATCACGTTCCGCATGCTGGGCACGGCGACGGGTCCCGGGCGACGGATCGCTGCCACGTTGCGCACTGCCTCACCGGCGCTCAGGAAGGCATGCGCCTTGTAAAGCGAGTGCGCGAGGATATGCAGCAGAGCAAGCGGAAACAGCGCAAGACCGCATTGCATCACCATGAAGCCCATCTGGGCAATGGTCGACCACGCCAGCGATGTCTTGACGGCAGGCTGGGTCAGCATGACCAGCCCACCAAAGAGCGCCGTGAACCCGCCCAGCATCACCAAGAGCGCCATCACACCCGGCGCCGTCAGCATGACATCGGCAAAGCGGATCAGAAGGAAGCCACCAGCGTTGATGACACCGGCATGCAACAAGGCTGACACAGGCGTGGGTGCTTCCATCACCTCGGTTAGCCAGCCATGAGCCGGAAGCTGCGCCGAGGCCAGAACCGCGGCCGAAGCGATCAAAACAGCGGCAGCGGCTGTTGCCAAGTCCGGTTGAGCGGCCGCCAGGATGGTTCCGATATCTGACGTGCCATAGTTGAGCAGCAAAAGGGTCACAGCGACGGCCAGAACCGCTTCGCTCAAGCGGGCGATCACGGCCTTCTTGCGGGCGGCGCGCTGGGCGGTCATCCGCTCCGGGTAGAACACCAACAGGCGATTGAGCAGCAGGTTGGTTGCGACCCATGCCGCAAGCAGCTGGAACAGATTACCCGAAATCACCAGCAACAGAACCGCAGTAAGGGTCGCAAGCATCATTGCTGTAAAGGCGCCCTGACGCTCTTCGCCATCCATGTAGGTGGCAGAATAGCGCATGACGACCCAGCCAATGAAGCTGACCAGAGTGAGCATGGTCAGGCTGACCGCATCAAGCCGCACCGACAGTCCAATACCCCAAGCCCCCAGCAATGCCGAGGTGCCACCGCCATAGAGAAGCACCAGCCCAACGGACAGCAGGCTGATTGCAAAAATCACAAGCGTGGCCAGTTCCGCCATCTTGGGCAACGAACCGGGGCGCGCGCCTGGGGTGCTACGCGCCGTCGCCACCATGATCAGCAAGATCACGGGGCAAAGAAGTGGTAAAAGCAGATGACTCATCGGTTGGCGTCCTTGGGCTGTGGGGTCAAACTCAATCCGTCACTGCAGATACGTCATTAATTGCGACCATAAAAATTCATTGTTTTTGAGTTTTCATTCTATTATTTAGAACGTTATGCCGCTCAACTATCACCATCTGCGCTACTTCTGGGCTGTCGCCCACGATGGGAATCTCACCCGCACGGCACAGCACCTCAATTTGTCCCAGTCTGCTTTATCCACGCAAATCAAACAGCTGGAGGAACGGCTCGGACACGCTCTGTTCGAGCGACGCGGACGGCAGCTACATCTTACCGAAGCGGGGCGGATCACTCTGGACCATGCCGATGCGATCTTTTCGGCCGGTCAGGAACTCGTCGCAACACTGCAAGAAACGGGCAATACGCGGCAGGCGTTGAGAATCGGAGCGCTGGCGACGCTGTCACGGAATTTTCAGATCGGTTTTCTAAGACCCATGCTCGCCCGCATGGATGTGGAGGTAATTCTGCGCTCCGGCAGCCCGACGGAACTGATGGAGGGGTTGGGAACACTGAACCTCGATGTTGTGCTTATGAACCGCGAGCCTCCAAGCGACAGTCTTGCGCCCTACGAGACGCACCACATCGCAGAACAACCCGTCAGCATTGTAGGATCGCCTGGCCGGTTTGAACCGTCTACGCCAATCAGAGACCTTCTGCGTGAGCAGCCCTTCATCCTGCCCACGACCGACAATTCACTGCGCACAGCCTTTGATGCCATGGCAAGCCGCCTGTCCGTACGCCCCCAAATCGTGGCTGAGGTTGACGATATGGCCATGATGCGCTTGCTGGCGCGTGAAAACATCGGCCTTGCTCTGGTTGCCCCGATCGTCGTGCAGGACGAACTGTCCTCTGGCCGTCTCGTCGAGGCGGATGAACATCCACAAATCAAAGAGAATTTCTTCGCCATCACATTGAAGCGCAGGTTCCCGAACAAACTCGTCCAGGAATTGCTGACCGGCCATCCTGCCCCACAGCCCAAATCTCGATCTGCAAACGCATCCCCGGACGCGCTGTGATCTTTTCCGGGAAATGCTTCTTGCACTCGCAAGAAGTTATGTTATCACATAATAGATATCAGCAGATATCACGAAACCTGCCTATCCCTTTTCCCTTGCCAGGCTGGGACGCCAACAGCGCGGCCTGAAGCTAAATGCCTACGGGCACCCCAAGTCAGGAGAACCCCATGATAAGATCGACCGCGCTCACCCTGCTGATCGCAGGCACAGCTTTGCCTGCTATGGCAAGGGATGATGTTCTGGATGTCGTTGCCCCATTCGAGATCAAGGGCGCAGACCCTATCCAGTCGGGCAGCATCCTAATCAAGATGGACGTCATTGAGACCCTAGTTGATGTATCTGCGGGCGGTCAGCTTGAGCCCGGACTGGCCACTGACTGGGAGGTCTCGGAAGACGGGCGCAATTGGACATTCTCGCTGCGCAGCGGCGTGACGTTCCACAATGGCAACCCGATGGACGCGCCTGCAGTGGCCAAATCCCTGCAAAGGTCAGTCGCAGACGGAGGTCTTCTGGCCCGCGCCCCGATCGATGCGATCACCGCCAAAGGTGACCAACAAGTCGAGATTGAACTGACAGCTCCTTTCGCCATGCTGCCCGCCTTCCTGGCTGAATACCGCTCTGCCATCATCGCACCAGAGAGCATTGCACAAGACGGCACGATCACAGAGGTCATTGCAACGGGCCCCTATCGCGTTGCCAAATTTTCACCGCCAAACAAGATGTCGGTTGTCGCATTTGACCAATACTGGGGTGAAAAGGCCAAGATCCAAAGAGCGGCTTATCACGGCGTCAGTCGGGCTGAAACGCGGGCATTGATGGCTGAAAGTGGCGATGCGGACATCACGCTGACTCTTGATCCTGCCTCGGTGCAGCGCCTCAAGGGCGAAGATGATCTTGAGGTGATTTCTGCCCCGATCCCGCGCGTGCTGATGCTCAAGGTCAATGGAGAGGTCTTTGATCAGGCAACACGCAAGGCGCTGAGCCTAGCGATTGACCGTGCAGGTATTGCACAAGCGATCCTGCGCTTTCCAGATGGGGCAACCCAGATGTTCCCGCCCGGCATGGCGGACTGGCATGACGCAACGCTTGCCCCTTTGAAATACGATCCCCAAGCGGCCAAAGAGGCGCTGGCTCAGGCTGGCTGGAGCGAGAGCGCTGACGGCGTACTGACGCGGGATGGGCAGCGGCTCGATATCGAACTTCTCACATACCCGGATCGTCCAGAATTGCCGCTGGTGGCCGCCGTTCTTGAGCAGCAGTTCAAGGCAGTGGGCGCAGAGGCGACAATCAACTCGACCAACTTCTCGCAGATACCGGCGCGGCATAATGACGGCACGCTCTCGACGGCGCTTTTTGCGCGTAACTTCGCACTGGTCCCTGACCCGGTTGGCACTTTGTTGCAAGACTACGCCCCCGGCGGTGACTGGGGCGCCATGGGCTGGTCAAACGCAGCCTTCACTGATGGCGTCAAGGCGATGGCTGCCGGGACCGCACCTGAGGGCACGCGCGATGAGCTGGTCGCCACACTGCAAGCAGAGCTGCCTGTCATTCCGATCGCCTGGTACCAGTTGACGATGGCAGTTTCCGACACGGTTGAGGGAGTGATTGTCGACCCGTTCGAGCGAACGCTCGGCCTGTCTTCGGTTTCCTGGAGCGGACAGTAAACGCGCATGGCCAAGGCACTTATCCCCGCCCTGGGGTGGAGGCTGGCGCAGGCGGGGATGGTGGCCATCCTCGTCGGCATTCTCAGTTTCCTGATGATGAGCACTTTGCCCGGGGATATGATCTACCGTATTGCGGGCGCCCGGTTTGGCTATGACAACGTCACTGCCGAGAATGCAGAGATCATACGCGCCCAACTCGGAGACCCTTCAAGCATCACCGCATTTGCGAGCTGGATAACCGGGTTATTCCGCGGTGATCTGGGTGTGTCCTTGGTCACGGGCGAAGCGATCAGTGCCGAGATTGCGCATCAGTTTGGCGCAACCGCGCAACTGGCCGCAGTGGCCATCGCGCTGTCTATTCTGATCGGCCCGCCATTGGGACTTTGGGCTGGTCTGAACCCCGGCAGCCTCCTGGACCGGACCGTCGTGACCTTGGCTGCGGTGTTCAAGTCCATTCCACAATTCCTTTTGGGCCTTGTCCTGATCGTTGTCGTGGCCATCGGCATGGGACTCCTGCCGGCGGCTGGTCACGGAGAGGTGCGCCACATGGTCTTGCCTGGCGTGACGCTGGCCTTGGGATTATCCGCCAGTACGACCCGCATCACGCGCGAAGCCGTTGTGCAGGCACGAGGGTCTGAATGGTGGCGTTTTGCGCGCTGGAAAGGCTTGTCTGATCGGCAGGTGATGCTGCGCCACGGGCTGCGCCATGTGTCGGTACCACTCTTGACCCTGATCGCAGCACAGTTCGTGGCCCTGATGGAAGGCATCGTTGTTGTCGAGACAATCTTTGGATGGCCGGGCATCGGTCACGCCCTGGTGCATGCCGTGTTCCACAGGGATGTGCCCATGGTACAGGGCACCGCACTGGTGATGGGGCTGTCTTTCGTGCTGGTGAATGCCCTCGCCGATATCGCCGCGCGGATACTGGACCCACGAGAGGTCGCACGATGACCCCCCGCTCAACAGGCACTGGTCTGATATGTGCGGTACTGATCTTTGCACTTGGCTATCCGCTGATCTCTGACACCGACCCGGTGGCGCAAAGCCTGCTCAAAGCCCTTCAGCCCCCCTCACAAGACGCGCTGCTGGGGTATGATCACCTTGGCCGATCAATGGCGGCTCGGCTTGCAGCCGCGCTTCGCTTGTCGCTTGGCATTGCCTTTGTCACCTTAATCACGACCGCGCTGATTGGCGTGGTGTTGGGCGCAATCGCAAGCTGGCGTGGCGATTGGCTTGATCGGGGGCTGGTTCTTCTGGCTGACTCCGTCGTTGCCCTGCCCGCCCTGTTGATCGTGCTGATGGCCGGTCTCATTCTCCCAAACCAACCCCTTGCCTTTTGGGCCGGACTCTCGGCCACGCTATGGGTCGAGATCTTTCGTCTTACGCGCGCGACGATACGGGCTCACATAGCGGCCCCAGCCGTGCAAGCGGCAGAATTGCTGGGATTTGGTCCCTTTTACATCTTCCGCACTCACCTCTGGCCCGAACTGGCACCAATCCTGAGGGCAACTTTTGCGCTCACCTTCGCGACGGTCGTGATGGGGATCGCCGCCCTTGGGTTTGTTTCCGTGGGCGTGCGTGCGCCAACGCCGGAACTCGGCATGATGATGGTGGAACTCCTCCCCTACTGGCGCGAAGCACCATGGGCGCTTTTGCAGCCTGTCGCAGCCACGCTTGTCACTCTGCTGGCCCTCACCCTGATCGCGGGAGACACGAGGACATGACCCTGATGAAAGCAGAGCAGATCGCCGTCCACGCGGGTCATCAACCACTGATAGCGCCCATCTCGCTCACACTCGAAGCCGGACAATCCATCACTCTCATCGGAGAAACTGGCTCAGGCAAAAGTCTGTTTGCGCAAGCCATTCTGGGGACCCTGCCGCCAGGTCTTAATTCGACTGGAGACCTCGAAGTGGGAGGAGAAAGGATCGCTCTTGTCTCGCCTGATGCACTTGAACACCTTTGGGGGACCGCCATTTCGGTTCTCCCGCAAGAACCATGGCGCGCCCTGGATCCGCTGATGCGCGCAGAGCAACAGGTCGCCGAGGTGCATGAACTGGTGGCTCGCGCCACGAACCCAAAGGCGGCAGCCCGATCCGACCTGGCGGCGCTCGGTCTCGACAATGCGACAAACGCCTATCCTTTCGAGATGTCGGGCGGCATGGCACAGAGACTGGCCATTGCCGCTGCTCGGGCCGGTGGCGCGCGGATCGTTGTTGCGGACGAGCCAACCAAAGGTCTTGATACGGACCGCCGCGATGACGTGGCCAAGCGCCTGATCGAGATACGCCAGGACGGCGGAGCGACCCTGACTATCACCCATGACCTGGATCTGGCAGAGGCGCTTGGCGGCGAGCTCCTGGTCATGCGCAAGGGGCACCTTGTGGAACGCGGCCCTGCTGAGCACGTCCTGCGACACCCCAAAACCGACTATACAGCCGAGCTGATCTCGGCGGTGCCGCGCAACTGGCCCCAAAACGCACCCGCGGTGCCGGGCGAAACGGTTGTGGCCGCGCAAAACGTAACCGTGTCTCGGGGTGGTCGGGTGCTGACCACGGGCCTGGATTTGTCACTTGGGGCTGGCGAAATCGTCGGCTTAAGCGGACCGTCCGGAGTGGGCAAAACAACGGTGGGCGACACACTGCTCGGACTAAGCGCACCCGCGAATGGAACCGTTTCCCGCAGCAAGGGGATTTCGCAGCGGCGTTTTCAAAAGCTCTGGCAGGATCCGCCGGCGGCCTTTGCCCCGCATCAGAGCATTGGGCAAGGCATCGCAGATCTGATGAGGTTGCACGGGATAGAAAAGCAACGACTTCAGCCCCTTCTGACACAGCTGAACCTCGAACCGGGTCTGTTGGAGCGCACACCGGATACCGTTTCGGGCGGTGAACTACAGCGCCTGTCCATTGCACGCGCGCTTTTGATGGATCCCGTGTTCCTTTTTGCGGACGAGCCAACATCCCGGCTTGATCCGCTGACACAGCGTGCTGTGCTAAAGCTGCTGGTAGACCTGGCGCGGATCAAGAAGATCGCGGTTCTCATCGTGAGTCACGACAAGGATCTTCTGACAAGGATAACCGATCGGCAGACTTTGCTCGAACCGGTGATGTAGTCGCCCGTCCGTTGCCTAAATGCAGAAGCGATGCAGCCGGGCGCAGCAAACATCGCCCATTCTGCTGGCGCCGATGCATGCAAAGACTGAAATCAACGGCACTGTGAACACGCATTGACGGTATTCTACCTATCCAAGAGGCTTCTTTGTCGCTAGCATACTTTCGTATGTTTCCAAGTTTTTCTGTTTGGGGGGCACGACTATGAGCAATAGTACTGAGCGTGAGCGCTCAATGTCCGTGACCCTGGAACATCCGGGATCTGATCGTGGCTGGACACCCGTCTCGGTTGTGGTGAACCGAGAAGATGTTTCGCACCGTATTTCGTTTACTCAAATGCGGTCGTTCGAGGACATATTTTGCGCTGAAATAGTGCGCTTTTTCCATCCATACCTGTGCGACCTCGGTTCACAATCCAAAATTATGTCATTTCCTGACGCCGAGCTTCGCATGCCCGGTTTGGTGCTGGGGCGGGTTCGGATTGTTTATTCCCCTAACGAACAAGGCAGAGCCAGGGTCCTGATCCGGTTTTCTGCATTGGTTGGGAATCCGAACGCAGCCTTGATCAAAGCGCCTGATGCATTTTTTGTTGCCAGTCAACACTGTCGTTGACGCACTTGAGGACACATTGGATTGGGTTCTCATTCCAGCTCTGAACATCGCTTCGATCAGTGAGTTGCCCAGCCTTTCGGGCAGCAACAGGCAAAACCTCGAAGCCTGCCTTGAGAGGCTCGAATCCTCGCGGGAACACATCATGATGCGTATCGAGATGGTGAGCCAACGCCTGGATGACCTGCGCGAGACCCAAAAGGCGTTGGAAGTTGATCGCGACAAACGCGAACAATACGCTGGAGAAATCAACACTTGCGACACTTGAATCACTTTGGTGCCTTGTCGGCCTAACAGCAAACAAACACCCGATGACTGTAGATTTTGCGACCCGGTTCACAGGATGTGACTACGGGTGGAAAGAAAGACCATGAATACCGTTGAACCCGCCGACCCATTCAGCATCGTAGCCATAGCGGCTTCTGCTGGCGGGTTAGAAGCGACATCAATCCTCGCTCAGAACCTGCCATCGGGCATGAATTGCTGTTATGTGATCGCCCAACACATGTCGCCCTCACACAAAAGCATGCTGGTTGACCTTCTGTCGCGTGAAACATCGCTGCACGTGGAAGAGTTGCAGCAGCGAACGGTCCCAAAGCCCAATATCATCTATATTCCGCCGCCTGCAAAAGACGTCATTTTCAATGACGGGGGGCTGGAGTTGCGCAATCCTTCGGATCATCCCGCGTCTCCCAAGCCATCCGCCGATCGGCTGTTTGCCTCCCTTGCCGATACGAAAGGCGAGAATGCGATTGGCGTGGTCCTCTCCGGCACAGGCAGTGACGGCAGCTATGGGGTGCGTTCCATCAGGGAAATGGGCGGCATCACAATTGCTCAGGAGCCGACGACATGCAAATACGACAGCATGCCTCTTGCCGCCATTCGCACGGGCTGCGTCGATCTGACCCTGACGCCCCAACAAATTGGCGCTCATATCGGGCTGATCCTGCAACACCCACGCGATCTGAGCGCGCTCAAGGAACTCAATTCACAAAGTGGGCGCAACAATGACCTTTTCGATGTGCTGTTGGCGCATTCCCTGGTCGATTTCAGACAGTATAAGAGCAACACAATCAATCGTCGCATCCAAAGGCGAATGATTGCCAAAGGCATCGACAAGTTTGACGACTACGTAGACCTGTGTCGCAGGTCGGTCGAAGAAGTGGACGCCCTATACAGGGATTTGCTGATCTCCGTCACACGTTTCTTCCGCGACGAAGAACAGTATTCGGTTCTTGAACGTGTCGTTGCAGAGCGATTTGGCGACTACAGCGAAACCGAGCCGATCCGGATCTGGGTGCCGGGATGCGCTACAGGCGAAGAGGCCTATTCACTTGCCATCCTGGTTGTCGAGGCGATGGGCGGTCTCGATGAGGTTGCATCCGACGCCATTCAGATCTTTGCAACCGATATCGACGAAGAGGCAATGCGTGTCGGCCGCAGGGGCATCTATCCCCAGGCGGCCACGGCAGATATCCCATCAAAGTACTTGCCACGGTATTTCGAAACGCATGGGGATATGGTGCATGTCACACCCAAGCTGCGGAACTTTGTTATGTTCTCGAGGCATAACGTGTTTCAGGATGCACCTTTCCTGAACATGGATCTGATCAGCATCCGCAACATGCTGATCTATTTCAGCACCAAGTTGCAAGAACGCGTTCTGACCCGATTGATATACTCGTTGAAGCGGGACGGGATTCTGTTCCTCGGCACCTCTGAAACACTCGGCCATATGGACGATCATTTCACGCAACTGTCCAGCAGCGCCCGCATCTTCCAGCTTCGTGGAAAGGGCCGGATTTCACCTCGCGCGACAGAGGCCGCATTTCGCGGCGGTCGCCTTCCCCCGGCCACCGCGGGCGAAGCTTTCTCAAATCTGCCACGGTCCGTAGATCAGTGGGATCAATTCGACCGGCTGGCCCGGTCTGTCGTCAGCGATGGAATTGTCCTGAACCGGGAGCACACTGTTCTCAGGGTGTATGGTGACATTGCGCCTTACTGCAACCTGACGTCCCGGTCTTTCGGGCTCAGCAACCTGTCGGTTCTGAAAAAACCTCTGGCATCTGATGCGGCAAGCCTGGCGCTGGTTTCCCTAAAGTATGACCAGCGGCGCCATGGCCCTTGGCACCGTCTGCCCGATATGGACGGAGAACTGGTGCAACTGACCGCTTACCCGATGGGCGGGCACGGAGAGGCTGCCGAGGACATGATCCTGATCGGCTTTGAAGCGCGGGCAGAGCCCGCAGTTGAACACAAGAAGGACACCGGCGACACGGAATACGTCGGATACCTGGAAGAGGAACTTTCACGAACGCGCGACGCCCTGCAGGTCACAATTGAACAGCTGCAAACCTCAAACGAGGAACTGCAAGCGATCAATGAGGAATTGCAATCCTCCAACGAGGAGCTGCAGTCGACGAACGAAGAGCTTGAAACCTCGAATGAGGAGCTGCAATCCACCAACGAAGAGCTGATCACCGTAAACGAGGAGTTGCTGGTCAACACCAGTCAGCTGGAACGCACCACCGCTGAGCTGACTGGGCTGATCGGCAATATGCCAACGGTGATGATCATGGTCGATCAGGGGCTGTTGATCCGCTACGCCTCGGATCAGGCGCTTGCTCTGTTCCAACTGACGGAACGCGGCATCGGCTACGGACATCTGTCGCAGGCTTTTGTGCCAACGGGTTACCCTCCCTTCATCGATCTGTGCACCCAGGCGCTGGTGTCCCGCTTGCCGCTTCGGCAGCGGTTCAGGGCCGGCCCCAGAGACTATTATCTCAGTATTGCACCTGTTTTTTCATCCGATGAGAACCTCATCGGTCTGATCCTCCAGATCCAATCCATCGAAAGCGATCTTGGACATCTGTTGATCAGCGACAAATCCGGTGGATTTGCGAGCATGGGCTCGTGGCGGATCAACATGGATACAGGAGAATTGCAAACCACGCCGGAACATGATGCCTTGCTCGGATACACCGATGACAACCGTCCCGACAGCTTGAATGAGGGTTTGAAATTTGTCGACGAAGGAGAGCGTGAGCGCGTCGAGGTCAACCTGAAAGCCGCGTCAGAGAATCTTGAACCATTTGATTTTTACGCTCGGCTTGCACGGGTGGACGGAAAGGTCTTCATCGGTCACATCTTCGGTGAAGCCTTTAGGGACCAAAACAGCGGACATGTCTACCTTGTTGGAGTGACGCGCAACGTGTCTGAGGAGCGCGGAAGAGATCTATTGCTCCAGCAATACAACATGCTCACCGCAGACTTGGACGTTGGTGTGTACTCTCAAGATCTTGAAAACGACATTCTGTACTGGAGTCCAGGACTTTTCAAAATCCTCGGTTACGATGAAATTCCCAACCCGACAGACAGGATGCGAATGGAGGAGCTGACAAGAGAAGCTCAGAGCGAGCTTCAAAAGCTGACAGCAGAAGCCCTCGAGTCCAAGGAACCCTTTTCTTTTGTACACGAAATCACCCGGCCAGACGGCTCCAGGGCAATGATAGAAAGCACCGGGCATGTTGCAGTGAACGAAGCGGGGAAGGCCACGCATGTCTATGGTGTATTCAAGATTCTCAAAGAACTTGACGCTAGCGAATGACAACGGCGTTTCGC
It encodes:
- a CDS encoding ABC transporter ATP-binding protein yields the protein MTLMKAEQIAVHAGHQPLIAPISLTLEAGQSITLIGETGSGKSLFAQAILGTLPPGLNSTGDLEVGGERIALVSPDALEHLWGTAISVLPQEPWRALDPLMRAEQQVAEVHELVARATNPKAAARSDLAALGLDNATNAYPFEMSGGMAQRLAIAAARAGGARIVVADEPTKGLDTDRRDDVAKRLIEIRQDGGATLTITHDLDLAEALGGELLVMRKGHLVERGPAEHVLRHPKTDYTAELISAVPRNWPQNAPAVPGETVVAAQNVTVSRGGRVLTTGLDLSLGAGEIVGLSGPSGVGKTTVGDTLLGLSAPANGTVSRSKGISQRRFQKLWQDPPAAFAPHQSIGQGIADLMRLHGIEKQRLQPLLTQLNLEPGLLERTPDTVSGGELQRLSIARALLMDPVFLFADEPTSRLDPLTQRAVLKLLVDLARIKKIAVLIVSHDKDLLTRITDRQTLLEPVM
- a CDS encoding ABC transporter permease — protein: MTPRSTGTGLICAVLIFALGYPLISDTDPVAQSLLKALQPPSQDALLGYDHLGRSMAARLAAALRLSLGIAFVTLITTALIGVVLGAIASWRGDWLDRGLVLLADSVVALPALLIVLMAGLILPNQPLAFWAGLSATLWVEIFRLTRATIRAHIAAPAVQAAELLGFGPFYIFRTHLWPELAPILRATFALTFATVVMGIAALGFVSVGVRAPTPELGMMMVELLPYWREAPWALLQPVAATLVTLLALTLIAGDTRT
- a CDS encoding chemotaxis protein CheB, yielding MNTVEPADPFSIVAIAASAGGLEATSILAQNLPSGMNCCYVIAQHMSPSHKSMLVDLLSRETSLHVEELQQRTVPKPNIIYIPPPAKDVIFNDGGLELRNPSDHPASPKPSADRLFASLADTKGENAIGVVLSGTGSDGSYGVRSIREMGGITIAQEPTTCKYDSMPLAAIRTGCVDLTLTPQQIGAHIGLILQHPRDLSALKELNSQSGRNNDLFDVLLAHSLVDFRQYKSNTINRRIQRRMIAKGIDKFDDYVDLCRRSVEEVDALYRDLLISVTRFFRDEEQYSVLERVVAERFGDYSETEPIRIWVPGCATGEEAYSLAILVVEAMGGLDEVASDAIQIFATDIDEEAMRVGRRGIYPQAATADIPSKYLPRYFETHGDMVHVTPKLRNFVMFSRHNVFQDAPFLNMDLISIRNMLIYFSTKLQERVLTRLIYSLKRDGILFLGTSETLGHMDDHFTQLSSSARIFQLRGKGRISPRATEAAFRGGRLPPATAGEAFSNLPRSVDQWDQFDRLARSVVSDGIVLNREHTVLRVYGDIAPYCNLTSRSFGLSNLSVLKKPLASDAASLALVSLKYDQRRHGPWHRLPDMDGELVQLTAYPMGGHGEAAEDMILIGFEARAEPAVEHKKDTGDTEYVGYLEEELSRTRDALQVTIEQLQTSNEELQAINEELQSSNEELQSTNEELETSNEELQSTNEELITVNEELLVNTSQLERTTAELTGLIGNMPTVMIMVDQGLLIRYASDQALALFQLTERGIGYGHLSQAFVPTGYPPFIDLCTQALVSRLPLRQRFRAGPRDYYLSIAPVFSSDENLIGLILQIQSIESDLGHLLISDKSGGFASMGSWRINMDTGELQTTPEHDALLGYTDDNRPDSLNEGLKFVDEGERERVEVNLKAASENLEPFDFYARLARVDGKVFIGHIFGEAFRDQNSGHVYLVGVTRNVSEERGRDLLLQQYNMLTADLDVGVYSQDLENDILYWSPGLFKILGYDEIPNPTDRMRMEELTREAQSELQKLTAEALESKEPFSFVHEITRPDGSRAMIESTGHVAVNEAGKATHVYGVFKILKELDASE